CAGCTTCAGCGGATGGAAGTCGCTCTCCAGCGCCGCGACGCGCTTGCCGATGTTCTTGGCGAGATCGCCGATACGCTCCAGATCGGTCGCCACGCGCATCGCGCCGACGATCTCACGCAGGTCGACCGCCATCGGCTGTCGCCGGGCGATGGTAAGAACGGCGCGCTCCTCGATGATGCGTTGCAGCTTGTCGACCTCGGCGTCGGTGGCGACCACCTTCTGGCCGAGCGCGATGTCGCGCCGCACCAGCGCATCGACGGAATCGACGATCAGCCGCTCCGCGAGGCCGCCCATCTCCGATACCAGACGGGTGAGGTCCTGCAGATCGCTGTCGAACGCCTTGGCGGTATGTTCACTGGCCATGATGATCTCCTGAAGACAATGTCGTCGGCGTCAGCCGAACCGGCCGGTGATATAATCCTGGGTCCGCCGATCGCTCGGCGAGGTGAAGATCTTGCTGGTGTCGTCGAACTCGATCAGCTCCCCGAGATACATGAAGGCGGTCTTGTCGGAGACGCGCGCCGCCTGCTGCATGTTATGCGTCACGATGGCGATCGTATAGTTTTCGGCGAGTTCCTGGATCAGCTCCTCGACCTTGGCGGTCGAGATCGGATCGAGCGCCGAGCACGGCTCGTCGAACAGGATCACCTCCGGCCGGACCGCCACGGTACGCGCGATGCACAGCCGCT
This region of Bradyrhizobium sp. SZCCHNS1050 genomic DNA includes:
- the phoU gene encoding phosphate signaling complex protein PhoU — its product is MASEHTAKAFDSDLQDLTRLVSEMGGLAERLIVDSVDALVRRDIALGQKVVATDAEVDKLQRIIEERAVLTIARRQPMAVDLREIVGAMRVATDLERIGDLAKNIGKRVAALESDFHPLKLIRGLEHMTDLVQSQVKTVLDAYAAHDLPAAMTVWKGDEEVDAICTSLFRELLTYMMEDPRNISFCIHLMFCAKNIERIGDHATNIAETVFYMIEGQQIMDKRPKGDMTSFASTIPGN